One genomic region from Mangifera indica cultivar Alphonso chromosome 17, CATAS_Mindica_2.1, whole genome shotgun sequence encodes:
- the LOC123200345 gene encoding oxysterol-binding protein-related protein 4B-like isoform X2 codes for MLPTTFNLPKSQLQSFGESVYCTNKDLLSICNNCESPLERLTGVVAWCISTTRPIIFGLSPYNPILGETHHVSTGSLNVLLEQVFHHPPVFALHATNEKENIELIWCQQPVAKFCGTSVEAQTHGKRQLKLHKYKETYEMNSPKLLVRILPVPRTDWVGNVKIKCHEGGLEAELCFRGGSLLGRRGRAIKGKIYESLSIQTLYEIDGHWDRTVSVKDMQNGERKVIFDAKEVLYGLKTPVVMDSQAVWATESAAVWGDVSQGILNQEWEKARVAKKGVEEEQRRVLRERESVGETWVPKHFNVTKSGEMGWDCSPIQEIVPPAPIVVPP; via the exons CTGCCAACAACTTTCAACCTTCCAAAGTCACAGCTTCAAAGTTTTGGGGAGTCAGTGTACTGCACTAATAAAGATTTGTTAAGCATTTGCAACAATTGTGAGAGCCCACTGGAGAGGCTCACAGGCGTCGTGGCTTGGTGTATTTCCACCACACGCCCTATCATTTTTGGTTTATCCCCTTACAATCCCATTCTTGGAGAAACCCACCATGTTTCCACTGGTAGCCTCAATGTTCTACTAGAACAG GTATTCCATCATCCACCAGTATTTGCTCTCCATGCAACCAATGAGaaggaaaatattgaattaatttggTGTCAACAACCAGTTGCCAAATTCTGTG GTACTTCAGTGGAAGCCCAGACTCATGGCAAAAGGCAATTAAAGCTACATAAATACAAAGAAACTTATGAAATGAACTCACCGAAGCTCTTGGTTAGAATTCTTCCGGTACCCCGGACTGATTGGGTTGGCAATGTTAAAATCAAATGCCATGAAGGTGGCCTCGAAGCTGAGTTATGTTTCAGAGGCGGTTCTTTATTAGGGCGAAGAGGAAGAGCCATTAAAGGAAAAATCTATGAATCCTTATCAATACAAACTCTTTATGAGATCGATGGGCACTGGGACAG AACTGTCTCGGTGAAAGACATGCAGAATGGGGAACGAAAAGTTATCTTCGACGCAAAAGAGGTTCTTTATGGGCTCAAAACTCCGGTTGTTATGGATTCTCAA GCAGTGTGGGCAACCGAATCAGCGGCAGTATGGGGCGACGTGAGCCAAGGCATATTGAATCAAGAATGGGAAAAAGCTAGAGTTGCAAAGAAAGGTGTGGAGGAAGAGCAGAGGAGGGTCTTGAGAGAAAGAGAGTCGGTTGGCGAAACTTGGGTTCCCAAGCATTTTAATGTCACAAAAAGCGGGGAAATGGGTTGGGATTGCTCACCTATTCAAGAAATTGTGCCACCCGCTCCTATCGTTGTCCCTCCTTGA
- the LOC123200345 gene encoding oxysterol-binding protein-related protein 4B-like isoform X1, which translates to MSKDEKKIVLAKASLFEGESQGDYKAPNIVQCILSLFRNIQPGADLIRFQLPTTFNLPKSQLQSFGESVYCTNKDLLSICNNCESPLERLTGVVAWCISTTRPIIFGLSPYNPILGETHHVSTGSLNVLLEQVFHHPPVFALHATNEKENIELIWCQQPVAKFCGTSVEAQTHGKRQLKLHKYKETYEMNSPKLLVRILPVPRTDWVGNVKIKCHEGGLEAELCFRGGSLLGRRGRAIKGKIYESLSIQTLYEIDGHWDRTVSVKDMQNGERKVIFDAKEVLYGLKTPVVMDSQAVWATESAAVWGDVSQGILNQEWEKARVAKKGVEEEQRRVLRERESVGETWVPKHFNVTKSGEMGWDCSPIQEIVPPAPIVVPP; encoded by the exons AGTAAAGATGAGAAAAAGATAGTGCTTGCAAAGGCATCATTGTTTGAAGGAGAATCACAGGGTGATTACAAAGCTCCAAATATTGTACAATGCATTTTAAGTCTTTTTAGAAACATACAACCAGGAGCTGATCTCATACGTTTTCAG CTGCCAACAACTTTCAACCTTCCAAAGTCACAGCTTCAAAGTTTTGGGGAGTCAGTGTACTGCACTAATAAAGATTTGTTAAGCATTTGCAACAATTGTGAGAGCCCACTGGAGAGGCTCACAGGCGTCGTGGCTTGGTGTATTTCCACCACACGCCCTATCATTTTTGGTTTATCCCCTTACAATCCCATTCTTGGAGAAACCCACCATGTTTCCACTGGTAGCCTCAATGTTCTACTAGAACAG GTATTCCATCATCCACCAGTATTTGCTCTCCATGCAACCAATGAGaaggaaaatattgaattaatttggTGTCAACAACCAGTTGCCAAATTCTGTG GTACTTCAGTGGAAGCCCAGACTCATGGCAAAAGGCAATTAAAGCTACATAAATACAAAGAAACTTATGAAATGAACTCACCGAAGCTCTTGGTTAGAATTCTTCCGGTACCCCGGACTGATTGGGTTGGCAATGTTAAAATCAAATGCCATGAAGGTGGCCTCGAAGCTGAGTTATGTTTCAGAGGCGGTTCTTTATTAGGGCGAAGAGGAAGAGCCATTAAAGGAAAAATCTATGAATCCTTATCAATACAAACTCTTTATGAGATCGATGGGCACTGGGACAG AACTGTCTCGGTGAAAGACATGCAGAATGGGGAACGAAAAGTTATCTTCGACGCAAAAGAGGTTCTTTATGGGCTCAAAACTCCGGTTGTTATGGATTCTCAA GCAGTGTGGGCAACCGAATCAGCGGCAGTATGGGGCGACGTGAGCCAAGGCATATTGAATCAAGAATGGGAAAAAGCTAGAGTTGCAAAGAAAGGTGTGGAGGAAGAGCAGAGGAGGGTCTTGAGAGAAAGAGAGTCGGTTGGCGAAACTTGGGTTCCCAAGCATTTTAATGTCACAAAAAGCGGGGAAATGGGTTGGGATTGCTCACCTATTCAAGAAATTGTGCCACCCGCTCCTATCGTTGTCCCTCCTTGA